In the genome of Dolichospermum flos-aquae CCAP 1403/13F, one region contains:
- a CDS encoding tyrosine-type recombinase/integrase, with protein sequence MKIDRHGKAKVLTQPEIQRLFTEGLTTARDRTLCAVMLYTGCRVNEAVTLKITDVYDKKGRIRPELILRKGNTKGKLATRTIPVLEDLKHFLEQYHPPTTSEGFLFPGRWGRGHLHSDSASIIFREGCQQVDIEGASTHSFRRTALTLMSNAGIPLRVIQEISGHRNLEQLQNYLEVETSQVRGAIASLSMLTPVAAESHTTLDISSTSDRVKTDG encoded by the coding sequence GTGAAAATTGACCGCCACGGCAAAGCCAAAGTTCTTACCCAACCAGAAATCCAGCGATTATTTACAGAAGGTTTGACCACTGCTCGTGATCGCACCCTTTGTGCTGTCATGCTCTACACAGGTTGCCGTGTCAACGAAGCTGTCACCTTGAAAATTACCGATGTCTACGACAAAAAAGGCAGAATTCGGCCAGAACTCATCCTCCGCAAAGGTAACACCAAAGGGAAACTAGCTACCCGCACCATTCCCGTCCTAGAGGACTTGAAGCACTTCCTAGAACAGTATCACCCCCCAACTACCAGTGAGGGATTTTTGTTTCCCGGACGCTGGGGACGGGGACATCTGCACTCGGACTCGGCCAGTATTATCTTTAGAGAAGGTTGTCAGCAAGTTGATATCGAAGGCGCAAGTACCCACAGCTTCCGCCGCACTGCTCTAACATTAATGAGCAACGCTGGTATCCCCCTGCGGGTCATTCAAGAAATTTCCGGTCATCGTAATTTGGAGCAATTGCAAAACTACCTTGAGGTAGAAACGTCACAAGTTCGGGGGGCGATCGCCTCCTTGTCCATGCTCACCCCAGTAGCAGCAGAGAGTCATACCACCCTAGACATAAGTAGCACCAGTGACAGGGTGAAAACTGACGGATAG
- a CDS encoding fatty acid desaturase family protein, with product MTLTNISQDLQEATTDLHQINPSIGLLRFGVLGLIFLSLVILAWSVPMGSIYLVATMLAGVVYSFLLICTHDMTHQTLTGWKWFDIVMPRLISWPILSPYGVYGELHRLHHAWNGTNLRDPERMQWTKQEYEQASPLLQWYVRHQWGCDIFLLGGIGLIVKTLLKGLQFQKLVSNMRRQLLLDVVGILLVQGVFLTLVISHFQLWRYLLFWFILERIIGIILQTRDHLEHYALWGRFKNHQLTQMYASRNLQTSSLVGWLMGGLNYHAVHHAFPDIPFNQLPEAFERIQKVLQKHGFPAMQLDAGYLKSTYWLSSHPSLIDEVG from the coding sequence ATGACGTTGACTAATATCTCCCAAGATTTACAAGAAGCTACAACCGACTTACACCAAATAAATCCAAGCATAGGGCTACTACGCTTTGGTGTACTGGGATTGATATTCCTCAGCTTAGTGATATTGGCTTGGTCAGTGCCAATGGGTAGCATCTATTTAGTTGCAACTATGCTGGCAGGTGTTGTTTATTCGTTTTTGCTGATTTGTACCCATGATATGACCCATCAGACATTGACAGGATGGAAATGGTTTGATATTGTTATGCCTCGGTTAATCAGCTGGCCAATACTCTCACCTTATGGTGTCTATGGAGAACTGCACCGTTTGCATCATGCCTGGAATGGAACTAACTTAAGAGACCCAGAAAGAATGCAGTGGACTAAGCAAGAATATGAGCAGGCAAGTCCGCTGTTGCAGTGGTATGTGCGACATCAGTGGGGCTGCGATATTTTTCTGTTGGGAGGAATTGGGCTAATTGTGAAAACCTTGCTCAAGGGGCTGCAATTCCAGAAGTTAGTATCTAATATGCGCCGTCAATTACTGTTGGATGTTGTCGGAATCTTGTTGGTACAAGGTGTGTTCTTAACCCTGGTAATTTCTCACTTCCAACTGTGGCGTTATTTACTATTTTGGTTCATTTTGGAACGGATAATTGGCATCATCTTACAAACACGAGACCACTTAGAGCATTACGCATTGTGGGGCAGGTTTAAAAACCACCAACTCACCCAGATGTATGCTAGTCGCAATCTCCAGACAAGTTCCTTAGTCGGTTGGTTGATGGGAGGTCTCAACTACCATGCTGTTCATCATGCTTTTCCGGACATTCCCTTTAACCAATTACCAGAAGCATTTGAGCGCATTCAAAAGGTGCTACAGAAACACGGTTTTCCGGCTATGCAACTAGACGCTGGTTACTTAAAGTCAACTTACTGGTTAAGTAGTCATCCCTCGTTAATTGACGAAGTTGGCTAG
- the recD2 gene encoding SF1B family DNA helicase RecD2, producing MDRNYQAVSTPKVDPLPELNLVEIQQYLESGLFHGIGKKTAATLVNHFGCDTLSVLDAYPERIEEVPGLGKYRTVAITTAWSESKANPTRAAVAKLLAVGTSLRLTLKICEYYGYRTSSVLANDPYKLIDDIEGIGFKTADEIALSLGLEVDSATRYQKGLLHVLKEALSEGNCFLPESQLLVRAVNALKRPDHTPDYQSLTAILAQLIENQTLFYGEIANSVYQRAAYRAELSVALKIQTLINQPTHSTEHLEHWLAEFEAVGYRQIERLSKEQVSALFMAVKHPISIITGGPGRGKTYVLKSLVEWLTSIGANIALAAPTGKAANRMKYATGMEATTIHRLLQWQGRGQAFLYNEDNLLAIDWLIVDEFSMVDIFLFNSLLKALPPTTQILLVGDSDQLPSVGAGMVLRDLLHSELVPTTRLQTIYRQRHESPIIYAASDVNFGTVPTLHNFNQASSWMDVGDCAMLETPSPQATADMIVELVTAINRENVDLNQQVMVLAPQKEGAAGVHNLNQLLQPIFNPPKDNQPEVVSGSVVYRMGDRVIQLKNRYDTDPPVMNGETGQVIAVDAQKSMVKILFEGGAMIDYYPGYFEQIMHSFCITCHKSQGSEFPYVIFPLLMSNYRMLTRQLLYTTMTRAQGTFIAVGQKEALKIAVVTDKPAKRFTGLMTLLISPIDELVKIWESLGKAKGVASKTPSMVTVASRLRDRSINATPGQMTTIGTIALQLYEEKYGHRPSKQPEQVGKFRFKTYHYEIGAVELIDSAIDLVMNQ from the coding sequence ATGGATAGAAATTATCAAGCTGTTTCTACCCCTAAAGTAGATCCACTTCCAGAATTAAATCTGGTCGAAATCCAGCAGTATTTAGAGAGTGGACTGTTTCATGGCATCGGCAAGAAAACAGCCGCAACTCTTGTCAACCACTTTGGCTGTGACACCTTATCGGTGTTAGATGCCTATCCAGAAAGAATTGAGGAAGTCCCTGGACTTGGTAAATATCGAACCGTTGCAATTACTACAGCTTGGTCAGAGAGTAAAGCCAATCCGACCAGAGCTGCTGTTGCCAAACTTTTGGCAGTGGGAACATCATTGCGGTTAACCTTAAAGATTTGTGAGTATTACGGATACAGAACCTCATCAGTCCTCGCCAACGACCCGTACAAATTAATTGATGACATTGAGGGCATCGGCTTTAAAACTGCTGATGAAATAGCACTGTCCCTCGGACTTGAAGTTGACAGCGCCACTCGTTACCAAAAAGGTCTGCTTCATGTCTTGAAAGAAGCCTTGAGTGAGGGCAATTGTTTTCTGCCTGAATCCCAATTGCTGGTGCGGGCTGTGAATGCGCTCAAGCGTCCAGATCACACACCCGACTATCAATCTTTGACTGCCATTTTGGCTCAGTTAATTGAGAACCAAACTTTATTTTATGGCGAGATTGCCAATAGTGTTTATCAAAGAGCCGCCTACCGCGCTGAACTTTCTGTAGCATTAAAAATTCAAACTTTAATTAACCAACCAACTCACTCAACAGAACATCTAGAACACTGGTTAGCCGAATTTGAAGCAGTTGGCTATCGCCAAATCGAACGATTGAGTAAAGAACAGGTCAGCGCCTTGTTCATGGCAGTTAAACATCCGATTAGTATCATTACCGGCGGACCCGGACGCGGTAAAACCTATGTGTTAAAAAGCTTAGTGGAATGGTTGACATCCATTGGGGCAAATATAGCTCTGGCAGCCCCCACGGGGAAAGCTGCCAACCGGATGAAATATGCCACAGGCATGGAAGCAACTACCATTCACCGTCTCCTGCAATGGCAGGGACGTGGACAAGCTTTTCTCTATAACGAAGATAATCTTCTGGCTATTGATTGGCTAATTGTTGATGAATTTTCAATGGTGGACATATTTCTGTTCAATTCTTTACTCAAAGCTTTACCACCAACCACGCAAATTCTGCTAGTAGGAGACTCTGACCAATTACCCAGCGTTGGGGCGGGAATGGTGCTGCGAGACTTGCTGCATTCCGAATTAGTACCGACAACGAGATTGCAAACTATTTATCGACAGCGACACGAAAGCCCGATTATCTATGCAGCCAGCGACGTAAATTTTGGCACAGTTCCGACCCTGCACAATTTTAATCAGGCTTCGTCGTGGATGGATGTAGGGGACTGCGCCATGTTAGAAACTCCTTCACCACAAGCGACGGCTGACATGATTGTCGAGTTAGTCACTGCCATAAACCGTGAAAATGTAGATTTAAATCAACAAGTGATGGTGTTAGCACCCCAAAAGGAAGGGGCAGCAGGAGTTCACAATCTTAATCAGTTGCTGCAACCAATTTTCAATCCCCCAAAAGATAACCAGCCAGAAGTCGTTTCTGGGTCAGTCGTCTACCGCATGGGGGACCGGGTGATACAACTAAAAAATCGTTATGATACCGACCCCCCAGTGATGAACGGTGAGACTGGTCAGGTGATTGCTGTAGATGCCCAAAAATCAATGGTGAAGATTTTATTTGAGGGAGGGGCGATGATTGACTATTATCCTGGTTACTTTGAGCAAATTATGCATTCGTTTTGTATAACCTGCCATAAGAGCCAGGGTAGTGAATTTCCCTATGTGATTTTCCCATTATTAATGTCTAACTACCGAATGTTAACCCGGCAACTGCTTTACACCACCATGACTCGCGCTCAAGGGACATTTATCGCGGTGGGACAAAAGGAAGCATTAAAGATAGCTGTGGTGACAGATAAACCAGCAAAACGGTTTACTGGGCTAATGACTTTACTCATCTCACCCATTGATGAACTGGTCAAAATATGGGAGAGTTTAGGCAAAGCCAAGGGTGTTGCCAGTAAAACACCATCTATGGTAACAGTTGCGTCTAGATTGCGCGATCGCTCCATTAATGCTACCCCAGGACAGATGACGACTATCGGCACTATCGCACTACAACTGTATGAGGAGAAATATGGACATCGCCCGTCGAAACAACCTGAACAGGTGGGTAAGTTTCGGTTTAAGACTTATCACTATGAGATAGGGGCGGTTGAGTTAATTGACTCGGCGATTGATTTAGTGATGAATCAGTAA
- a CDS encoding RNA-guided endonuclease InsQ/TnpB family protein, with product MFFKTSKQPRFKKKGQHDSFYLESGTKAKPLIKNDGKRIKLPSIGWVRLAEPLPITATHNCVISRQADRWFISVKYEIEKPPILADRPTIGVDVGIKELAVCSNGEIFKNPKAYRRMSKRMKRLQRSVTQKVKGSNNRKKAVRKLAKLHAKVSNIRKDSIHKLTYYLAKNHSIVRIEDLHVKAFLKNHKLAGAIADCGMYKFKRQLEYKTEKFGSELILVDRFFPSSQICSNCGNHRHKMPLKNRVYICPDCGHTEDRDLNAAKNIDRWFADIFIPVA from the coding sequence GTGTTTTTCAAAACATCGAAACAACCCCGATTCAAGAAAAAAGGACAGCACGATTCTTTTTATTTAGAGTCAGGGACTAAGGCGAAACCGTTAATTAAAAACGATGGTAAAAGAATTAAATTACCGTCAATCGGTTGGGTACGATTAGCCGAACCTCTACCAATTACCGCAACTCATAACTGTGTAATTTCCCGACAAGCTGATAGATGGTTTATTTCTGTGAAGTACGAGATTGAAAAACCTCCCATACTTGCAGATAGACCGACCATCGGCGTTGACGTAGGAATAAAGGAGTTAGCAGTTTGCAGTAATGGTGAAATATTCAAAAACCCCAAAGCCTACCGCCGGATGAGTAAACGCATGAAACGTTTACAGCGTAGCGTTACCCAGAAGGTCAAGGGGTCTAATAATCGTAAAAAAGCTGTGAGAAAATTGGCTAAATTACACGCCAAAGTTTCTAATATTCGCAAGGATTCCATACACAAATTAACCTACTATCTAGCTAAAAATCACAGCATTGTAAGGATAGAAGATTTGCACGTTAAGGCATTTTTGAAAAACCATAAATTAGCGGGTGCTATCGCTGACTGTGGTATGTATAAATTTAAACGGCAGTTAGAGTATAAAACTGAGAAATTCGGGAGTGAACTAATCCTTGTGGATCGGTTTTTCCCCAGTTCTCAAATATGCTCTAACTGCGGTAATCATCGTCATAAAATGCCCTTAAAAAACCGCGTTTATATTTGTCCTGATTGCGGACATACAGAGGATCGTGACCTCAACGCCGCTAAAAACATTGACCGATGGTTTGCGGATATTTTTATCCCTGTAGCGTAG
- a CDS encoding RNA-guided endonuclease InsQ/TnpB family protein: MQVVERHIIQKNHPHYQEIDKLCFAAKNLYNYANFHIRQSFIFAQKYLDYNCLAKQLKSTEPYQALPAKVAQQVLLGLHRNWSSFFAAIKAYAEDKSKFLGRPKLPKYKHKEKGRHLLVYTAQAVSKPKMKARLIHLSQTQIYIPTKVDYVNLNQVRIVPKIDHYVVEVVYEKKETDYGLDSNAIAAIDLGIDNLATLTSNQPGFVPVLVSGRIIKSINRYYNQKKAQLSSLLPSYQKTSKRLQSLTKKRNFRVDDYLHKASHLIIDHLLQSGIGTLVIGQNPLWKQNANLGSRNNQNFVCIPHTRFVQQLSYKAKLVGINVLVSEESYTSVASFLDQDTIPTYGKADSKEVKFSGRRIRTKLYRAGNGLLIHADVNGSLNILRKVVPTAFSLGIEGVVVRPVGVIPGKLKA, from the coding sequence ATGCAAGTAGTCGAGCGGCATATCATTCAAAAAAATCATCCCCATTATCAGGAGATTGATAAATTATGTTTTGCTGCCAAAAACCTCTACAATTATGCTAACTTTCACATTCGCCAAAGTTTTATCTTTGCTCAAAAATACCTCGATTACAATTGTTTAGCAAAACAATTAAAATCAACAGAACCATACCAAGCCTTACCAGCCAAAGTAGCGCAACAAGTATTATTAGGACTACATCGCAACTGGTCTTCTTTTTTTGCAGCAATTAAAGCTTATGCAGAAGATAAATCTAAATTTTTAGGTAGACCGAAATTACCCAAATATAAACACAAAGAAAAAGGTAGACATTTATTAGTTTACACAGCCCAAGCAGTGAGTAAACCCAAAATGAAAGCAAGGTTGATTCATCTGTCACAAACACAGATTTACATTCCCACAAAAGTAGACTATGTAAATCTCAATCAAGTCAGAATTGTTCCCAAAATTGACCATTATGTAGTGGAAGTTGTCTATGAAAAAAAGGAAACAGATTATGGTTTAGACAGTAATGCTATAGCAGCGATTGATTTAGGAATAGATAATCTAGCAACCTTAACATCAAACCAGCCGGGATTTGTACCAGTTCTGGTTTCCGGGCGGATTATCAAATCAATTAATCGTTATTACAATCAAAAAAAAGCTCAACTCAGTTCTTTACTACCAAGTTATCAAAAGACATCTAAACGACTACAAAGTTTAACTAAAAAACGGAATTTTCGAGTAGATGATTATTTGCATAAAGCCAGTCACTTAATTATTGACCATTTACTACAGTCTGGGATTGGCACTTTAGTAATAGGTCAAAATCCCTTGTGGAAACAGAATGCGAATTTGGGCAGCAGAAATAATCAAAACTTTGTTTGTATTCCTCATACTCGATTTGTACAGCAGTTGAGTTATAAAGCGAAATTAGTGGGTATAAATGTATTGGTTTCTGAGGAGTCTTATACCAGTGTAGCTTCTTTTTTAGACCAAGATACTATTCCTACTTATGGCAAAGCTGACTCGAAAGAAGTGAAATTTAGTGGTCGCAGAATCAGGACTAAGCTGTACAGAGCAGGTAATGGTTTATTGATTCATGCTGATGTCAATGGTAGTTTGAATATTTTACGCAAAGTAGTCCCGACAGCTTTTAGTCTAGGGATAGAGGGCGTTGTAGTTCGCCCCGTCGGGGTTATTCCCGGCAAATTAAAGGCATGA
- a CDS encoding helix-turn-helix domain-containing protein encodes MLLSFKTALVPNNRQITAFRKASGVARHAYNWANAQIIDILATRKEGEKLKLPSAIDLHKKLVAEVKSEHAWYYEVNKNVPQKALTDLRQAWDRCFSKHRNNPDSRKKDSTILFI; translated from the coding sequence ATGCTTTTATCATTCAAAACTGCACTAGTTCCAAATAACCGACAGATTACAGCTTTTCGCAAGGCTTCTGGAGTCGCTAGACACGCTTACAACTGGGCAAATGCTCAAATCATAGATATTTTAGCTACTCGCAAAGAAGGCGAAAAACTTAAATTACCATCAGCGATTGACTTGCATAAAAAGTTAGTCGCCGAGGTTAAATCTGAACACGCTTGGTATTACGAAGTTAACAAAAATGTCCCACAAAAGGCGTTAACTGACTTACGCCAAGCATGGGATAGGTGTTTTTCAAAACATCGAAACAACCCCGATTCAAGAAAAAAGGACAGCACGATTCTTTTTATTTAG
- a CDS encoding NADPH-dependent FMN reductase: MVKIVGIAGSLRTGSYTQLGLQVAAQRVEALGAEVEILDLRKLRLPFCDGSQEYPDYPDVQKLRDTVLSADGLILATPEYHGSVSGVLKNALDLMSFEQLSGKVAGLISILGGQVNSNALNDLRIILRWVHCHAIIEQIAIGQAYAAFNSEGKLLDEKLSQRFDLFAQSLVETTRKLRGL; this comes from the coding sequence ATGGTTAAGATTGTGGGGATTGCTGGGAGTTTAAGAACTGGTTCTTATACTCAGCTAGGTTTGCAAGTAGCAGCACAGCGAGTGGAAGCTTTGGGTGCAGAAGTAGAAATTTTAGATTTGCGGAAACTCAGATTACCGTTCTGTGATGGTTCTCAAGAGTATCCAGACTACCCAGATGTGCAGAAATTACGCGACACAGTTTTGTCAGCAGATGGGCTGATTTTGGCCACACCAGAATATCATGGTAGTGTGAGCGGTGTGTTAAAGAATGCCCTAGATTTAATGAGTTTCGAGCAACTATCTGGTAAAGTTGCTGGTTTGATTAGTATCTTGGGTGGGCAAGTAAACAGTAATGCTCTCAATGACCTGCGAATAATTCTCAGATGGGTTCACTGTCATGCGATTATTGAGCAGATTGCTATCGGTCAAGCTTATGCTGCTTTTAATTCCGAAGGTAAGCTATTGGATGAAAAACTCTCCCAAAGATTCGATCTCTTTGCTCAAAGTCTAGTAGAAACAACCCGCAAATTGAGAGGTTTGTAA